The Aurantiacibacter gangjinensis genome includes a region encoding these proteins:
- a CDS encoding RNA-directed DNA polymerase, which produces MTDSTKRLKALLSRGFFPNELPPPFHTNSFASSAVKRQEEWQKRKVHQFTSFPEAYSIPRHSDIRRKLSVVNPINQYRVAKLIADNWSQIKEKINDSQISEFDPVIRTKKDLRPVRPVNFDRVGREKIRIMAMYGRYIKTDVVRFYPSIYTHAVPWALLGKAYCKDNKDSQEFKTSYANLLDKAVRDGQDRQTIGIPIGPDTSRILAETIMVGVEAAVKSIISDLADRGIRYVDDLIIGISRDETPTNVLSALSSALYEFELELNAEKTQTVGMGYDHGHEWIHDIRTFEIGQNNASVRDDLDSFFESSLQKAYDNRKSNVALYAAKKASTFNLTDAGELHRIYWMMYIARRHAGALAFVAQFLVSRKEGKNFPSSDVRNFILEQIKVAATYNHTHELAWLLFAARELEMVVPADTLDRVVKLRSSVVALIIYDLWHLGRIKGAVDFSFWREFANASGLKSEMWLLSYEAAIKGWWDQQLPTDYVSDHPFFGGLFTDKVEFYDKAAKIRLSTGKNGISAEGDSSVEGEALITRLRDEVSFRVLPGFADDYS; this is translated from the coding sequence ATGACAGATAGCACGAAGCGCTTGAAAGCCCTGCTTTCGCGCGGATTCTTTCCGAACGAGTTGCCCCCTCCTTTCCATACAAACAGCTTCGCCAGCAGCGCCGTCAAACGACAAGAGGAGTGGCAGAAGAGAAAAGTCCACCAATTCACCTCCTTCCCGGAGGCATACAGCATTCCTCGTCATTCTGATATCCGGCGGAAACTGTCAGTCGTAAACCCTATCAACCAATATAGGGTCGCCAAATTGATTGCCGACAATTGGAGCCAAATAAAAGAGAAGATCAACGATTCTCAAATATCTGAATTTGATCCAGTGATAAGGACGAAAAAAGATCTAAGGCCCGTCAGACCAGTCAACTTTGATAGAGTAGGCCGTGAAAAAATCCGAATAATGGCCATGTATGGGAGGTATATTAAAACCGACGTTGTTCGCTTTTATCCTTCAATCTACACCCACGCCGTGCCATGGGCTTTGCTTGGTAAAGCATATTGTAAAGACAACAAGGATTCGCAAGAGTTCAAAACGTCTTATGCAAACCTTTTAGACAAAGCGGTGCGAGACGGGCAGGATCGTCAGACGATCGGTATACCAATCGGTCCTGACACGTCACGAATATTAGCTGAGACAATCATGGTCGGCGTCGAGGCGGCTGTTAAGTCGATCATCAGCGATCTAGCGGATAGAGGCATCCGATATGTCGATGATCTGATTATCGGAATCTCCAGAGATGAAACTCCGACAAACGTTCTGTCAGCGCTTTCATCCGCTCTCTATGAGTTCGAGCTAGAGCTCAATGCTGAAAAAACGCAAACCGTGGGCATGGGGTATGATCATGGCCATGAATGGATACATGATATTCGGACTTTTGAGATTGGGCAAAACAATGCCTCAGTGAGAGACGATTTAGACTCCTTTTTTGAATCTTCCCTTCAAAAAGCCTACGACAACCGGAAGTCAAATGTTGCGCTCTACGCTGCGAAGAAGGCCTCCACTTTCAATCTGACCGATGCCGGAGAACTTCATAGAATTTATTGGATGATGTACATAGCGCGGCGTCACGCAGGGGCGCTTGCGTTCGTGGCTCAATTCCTCGTCTCTCGTAAAGAAGGGAAAAACTTTCCATCCAGCGACGTGAGAAATTTCATTCTCGAGCAAATCAAAGTCGCTGCAACATACAACCACACCCACGAGTTAGCTTGGCTTTTGTTCGCTGCTAGAGAACTTGAGATGGTGGTTCCGGCAGACACGTTGGATAGAGTTGTGAAACTCAGGAGTTCCGTAGTTGCGCTGATTATATATGATTTGTGGCATTTAGGCCGAATAAAAGGAGCAGTCGATTTCTCCTTCTGGAGAGAATTTGCTAACGCATCCGGCCTCAAATCAGAGATGTGGCTTCTATCATATGAGGCTGCAATCAAAGGGTGGTGGGACCAGCAACTGCCTACCGACTATGTTTCTGATCATCCGTTTTTCGGAGGGTTGTTTACTGATAAGGTGGAGTTCTACGACAAGGCAGCGAAAATTCGTCTCAGCACTGGCAAAAACGGAATATCTGCGGAAGGTGACTCTTCAGTCGAAGGCGAGGCTTTGATCACAAGACTGCGAGATGAGGTGAGTTTTAGGGTCCTGCCGGGGTTTGCAGATGACTATTCTTAA
- the rpsL gene encoding 30S ribosomal protein S12, giving the protein MPTINQLVRKPRKPIVKKSKSAAMQSSPQKRGVCTRVYTTTPKKPNSALRKVAKIRLTNQREIIAYIPGEGHNLQEHSVVLIRGGRVRDLPGVRYHVLRGVLDTQGVKDRRQSRSKYGAKRPK; this is encoded by the coding sequence ATGCCGACTATCAACCAGCTGGTGCGCAAGCCGCGCAAGCCGATCGTGAAGAAGAGCAAGTCTGCCGCCATGCAGTCGAGCCCGCAGAAGCGTGGTGTATGTACCCGCGTCTACACGACGACCCCGAAAAAGCCGAACTCGGCCCTGCGCAAGGTTGCGAAGATCCGTCTGACCAACCAGCGCGAGATCATCGCCTACATCCCGGGCGAAGGCCACAACCTGCAGGAACACTCCGTGGTGCTGATCCGCGGCGGCCGTGTGCGCGACCTTCCCGGCGTGCGCTACCACGTGCTGCGCGGCGTGCTCGACACGCAGGGCGTGAAGGACCGCAGGCAGTCCCGTTCGAAGTACGGCGCCAAGCGGCCCAAGTGA
- the rpsG gene encoding 30S ribosomal protein S7 yields the protein MSRRRRPEKRVILPDPKFGDQVLSKFMNNLMLDGKKAVAEGIVYSALETVEAKAKANPVELFHAALDNVKPQVEVRSRRVGGATYQVPVEVRPERAQALAIRWLIGAARGRAETTMSARLSAELMDAANNRGNAVKKREDTHRMADANRAFSHYRW from the coding sequence ATGAGTCGTCGTCGTCGTCCCGAGAAGCGGGTGATCCTGCCCGATCCCAAGTTTGGTGATCAGGTGCTTTCGAAGTTCATGAACAACCTGATGCTCGACGGTAAGAAGGCCGTTGCAGAAGGCATCGTTTACAGCGCGCTGGAAACGGTGGAAGCCAAGGCCAAGGCCAATCCGGTCGAGCTGTTCCACGCAGCGCTCGACAATGTGAAGCCGCAGGTCGAAGTGCGTTCGCGCCGTGTGGGTGGTGCCACCTACCAGGTGCCGGTCGAGGTTCGCCCCGAGCGTGCGCAGGCTCTCGCCATCCGCTGGCTGATCGGTGCCGCGCGCGGCCGTGCGGAAACCACCATGAGCGCGCGTCTCTCGGCAGAGCTGATGGATGCTGCCAACAACCGTGGCAACGCCGTCAAGAAGCGCGAAGACACGCACCGCATGGCGGATGCGAACCGTGCTTTCAGCCATTACCGCTGGTAA
- the fusA gene encoding elongation factor G translates to MAREYPLERYRNIGIMAHIDAGKTTTTERILYYTGKSYKIGEVHDGAATMDWMEQEQERGITITSAATTCFWNPEDPDMDPMGDPKELRANTPKHRINIIDTPGHVDFTIEVERSLRVLDGAVACFDGVAGVEPQSETVWRQADKYNVPRMCFINKLDRTGADFKYCVQSIIDRLGATPAVLYLPIGLESDLTGLVDLVNQRAITWKNEDLGAEYTFGPIPDDMADEAAEYREKLIELAVEQDDDVMEAYLEGEEPDAITLKKLIRKGTLNQSFVPVLCGSAFKNKGVQPLLDAVIDYMPSPLDVDAIKGVLPGEEAKEATRPSSDDEPFAALAFKVMNDPFVGSLTFTRIYSGHLTKGSVLNSVKEKKEKIGRMLLMHSNDREDIEEAFAGDIVAIAGLKETTTGDTLCATSAPIILERMEFPDPVIELSVEPKTKADQEKMGVALNRLAAEDPSFRVSTDHESGQTIIKGMGELHLDILVDRMKREFKVEANVGAPQVAYRESLGREVEVDYTHKKQSGGSGQFGRAKMVMTPGERGQGIIFEDEIKGGNIPREYIPSVEKGVREQAESGYLVGFPIIDFTIRLIDGAYHDVDSSTVAFEITGRGAMREAADRAGIKLLEPVMKVEVVTPEEFMGDVIGDLNSRRGQIQGTDSRGNAQVVDAHVPLANMFGYVNELRSFTQGRAQYTMQFSHYDEVPASVAAEVKEKLA, encoded by the coding sequence ATGGCCCGCGAATATCCGCTGGAGCGTTATCGCAATATCGGCATCATGGCGCACATCGATGCCGGCAAGACCACGACTACAGAGCGCATCCTCTATTACACCGGCAAATCCTACAAGATCGGCGAAGTGCACGATGGTGCCGCGACGATGGACTGGATGGAGCAGGAGCAGGAGCGCGGCATCACCATCACGTCGGCTGCGACCACGTGTTTCTGGAACCCGGAAGATCCGGACATGGATCCCATGGGCGATCCCAAGGAACTGCGCGCCAACACGCCCAAGCACCGCATCAACATCATCGACACCCCCGGCCACGTCGACTTCACCATCGAAGTCGAACGCTCGCTGCGCGTGCTCGATGGCGCGGTCGCCTGTTTCGATGGCGTCGCCGGCGTTGAGCCGCAGTCCGAAACCGTGTGGCGCCAGGCCGACAAGTACAACGTTCCCCGGATGTGCTTCATCAACAAGCTCGACCGCACCGGCGCCGATTTTAAGTACTGCGTGCAGTCGATCATCGACCGTCTCGGCGCAACGCCTGCCGTGCTGTATCTGCCGATCGGCCTTGAGTCCGACCTGACCGGTCTGGTGGACCTGGTGAACCAGCGCGCGATCACCTGGAAGAACGAGGACTTGGGCGCCGAATATACCTTCGGCCCGATCCCCGACGATATGGCCGACGAAGCCGCCGAATATCGCGAAAAGCTGATCGAGCTTGCCGTCGAGCAGGACGACGATGTGATGGAAGCGTATCTGGAAGGCGAAGAGCCCGACGCGATCACGCTGAAGAAGCTGATCCGTAAAGGTACGCTGAACCAGAGCTTCGTCCCCGTGCTCTGTGGCTCTGCGTTCAAGAACAAGGGCGTGCAGCCCTTGCTCGACGCTGTGATCGACTACATGCCTTCGCCGCTCGACGTGGATGCCATCAAGGGCGTGCTCCCGGGCGAGGAAGCCAAGGAAGCGACCCGGCCGTCTTCGGATGACGAGCCGTTTGCCGCGCTTGCCTTCAAGGTCATGAACGATCCGTTCGTGGGCTCGCTCACCTTCACGCGCATCTATTCCGGTCACCTTACCAAGGGCAGCGTCCTGAACTCGGTGAAGGAAAAGAAGGAAAAGATCGGCCGTATGTTGCTGATGCACTCCAATGATCGTGAAGACATTGAAGAAGCATTTGCTGGCGACATCGTCGCCATCGCCGGCCTGAAGGAAACCACCACGGGTGACACGCTGTGTGCCACCAGCGCTCCGATCATTCTGGAGCGTATGGAGTTCCCCGATCCGGTGATCGAACTGTCCGTCGAGCCGAAGACCAAGGCCGACCAGGAAAAGATGGGCGTCGCCCTCAACCGCCTGGCTGCCGAGGATCCGTCCTTCCGCGTGTCGACCGATCACGAGAGTGGCCAGACGATCATCAAGGGCATGGGTGAGCTTCACCTCGACATTCTCGTCGATCGCATGAAGCGCGAGTTCAAGGTGGAAGCCAATGTCGGCGCGCCGCAGGTGGCTTATCGCGAATCTCTGGGCCGCGAGGTCGAGGTCGATTACACCCACAAGAAGCAGTCGGGTGGTTCGGGCCAGTTTGGCCGCGCCAAGATGGTCATGACCCCGGGTGAACGTGGTCAGGGCATCATTTTCGAAGACGAGATCAAGGGCGGTAACATCCCGCGCGAATACATCCCGTCGGTCGAGAAGGGCGTCCGCGAGCAGGCCGAGAGCGGCTACCTCGTCGGCTTCCCGATCATCGATTTCACCATCCGCCTGATCGACGGCGCTTACCACGACGTCGACTCCAGCACGGTGGCTTTCGAAATCACCGGTCGCGGCGCCATGCGCGAAGCGGCAGATCGTGCCGGCATCAAGTTGCTGGAACCCGTGATGAAGGTGGAAGTCGTGACGCCCGAGGAATTCATGGGCGACGTTATCGGCGACCTGAACTCCCGCCGCGGCCAGATCCAGGGCACGGACAGTCGCGGCAACGCGCAGGTTGTCGATGCCCACGTGCCGCTCGCCAACATGTTCGGATACGTCAACGAACTGCGCTCGTTTACCCAGGGCCGCGCCCAGTACACGATGCAGTTCAGCCACTATGACGAAGTTCCGGCCAGCGTGGCGGCAGAGGTCAAGGAGAAGCTTGCCTAA
- the tuf gene encoding elongation factor Tu, with translation MAKEKFERNKPHCNIGTIGHVDHGKTTLTAAITKVMGSAVDFANIDKAPEERERGITISTAHVEYETDARHYAHVDCPGHADYVKNMITGAAQMDGAILVVNAADGPMPQTREHILLARQVGVPALVVYMNKVDQVDDEEILELVELEVRELLSSYDFDGDNIPIIKGSALAALEDRDPEIGENSIKELMAAVDEHIPQPDRPVDQAFLMPIEDVFSISGRGTVVTGRVETGVVNVGDEVEIVGIKDTTKTTVTGVEMFRKLLDSGQAGDNIGALIRGVGRDDVERGQVLAKPGTVNPHTEFSAEVYVLSKDEGGRHTPFFANYRPQFYFRTTDVTGEVILPEGTEMVMPGDNVTIGVKLIAPIAMDEGLRFAIREGGRTVGSGVVSKITK, from the coding sequence ATGGCGAAGGAAAAATTCGAGCGGAACAAGCCGCACTGCAACATCGGCACCATCGGTCACGTCGACCACGGCAAAACCACGCTGACTGCAGCCATCACCAAGGTGATGGGCTCGGCCGTTGATTTCGCAAACATCGACAAGGCTCCCGAAGAGCGCGAGCGTGGCATCACCATCTCGACCGCTCACGTGGAATACGAAACCGACGCGCGCCACTATGCACACGTCGATTGCCCGGGCCACGCCGACTACGTGAAGAACATGATCACCGGTGCCGCTCAGATGGACGGCGCTATCCTGGTCGTGAACGCCGCTGACGGCCCGATGCCGCAGACGCGCGAGCACATCCTGCTGGCCCGTCAGGTCGGTGTGCCGGCTCTGGTCGTGTACATGAACAAGGTCGATCAGGTCGACGACGAGGAAATCCTCGAGCTGGTCGAACTGGAAGTGCGCGAGCTGCTGTCCAGCTACGATTTCGACGGCGACAACATTCCGATCATCAAGGGTTCGGCTCTGGCCGCTCTTGAAGATCGTGATCCGGAAATCGGCGAAAACTCCATCAAGGAACTGATGGCTGCCGTCGACGAGCACATCCCGCAGCCCGACCGTCCGGTGGACCAGGCATTCCTGATGCCGATCGAAGACGTGTTCTCGATCTCGGGTCGTGGTACGGTTGTGACCGGCCGTGTCGAAACCGGTGTCGTGAACGTTGGCGACGAAGTCGAAATCGTCGGCATCAAGGACACCACCAAGACGACCGTGACCGGCGTGGAAATGTTCCGCAAGCTGCTCGACTCCGGTCAGGCTGGCGACAACATCGGTGCCCTGATCCGCGGTGTGGGCCGTGACGATGTGGAGCGTGGCCAGGTTCTGGCCAAGCCCGGCACCGTGAACCCGCACACCGAGTTCAGCGCCGAAGTCTACGTCCTGTCCAAGGACGAAGGTGGCCGTCACACGCCGTTCTTCGCCAACTACCGTCCGCAGTTCTACTTCCGCACGACCGACGTGACCGGTGAAGTGATCCTGCCCGAAGGCACGGAAATGGTTATGCCTGGCGACAACGTGACCATCGGCGTCAAGCTGATCGCCCCGATCGCCATGGACGAAGGCCTGCGCTTCGCCATCCGCGAAGGTGGCCGTACGGTCGGCTCGGGCGTGGTCTCCAAGATCACCAAGTAA
- the rpsJ gene encoding 30S ribosomal protein S10, with product MDAQNIRIRLKAFDHRVLDQATGEIADTARRTGALIRGPIPLPTRIEKFTVNRGPHIDKKSREQFEVRTYKRLLDIVQPNAQTVDALMKLDLAAGVNVEIKLA from the coding sequence ATGGACGCACAGAATATTCGTATTCGCCTGAAGGCTTTTGATCACCGCGTGCTCGATCAGGCAACGGGTGAAATCGCAGACACGGCTCGCCGTACCGGCGCGCTTATTCGTGGTCCCATTCCGCTTCCGACGCGCATCGAGAAGTTCACGGTGAACCGCGGACCGCACATCGACAAGAAGTCGCGTGAGCAGTTCGAGGTTCGCACCTATAAGCGCCTGCTGGACATCGTTCAGCCCAATGCGCAGACGGTCGACGCTCTGATGAAGCTGGACCTTGCTGCTGGCGTGAACGTCGAGATCAAGCTCGCTTAA
- the rplC gene encoding 50S ribosomal protein L3, whose translation MRSGVIAKKVGMTRLFQEDGRHVPVTVLSLEGCQVTGNRTADRDGYFSVQLGAGEAKQKNVAKPQREAFAKAEVGLKKKVAEFRVDGEDGLLPVGATITADHFIAGQKVDITGHTVGKGFAGAMKRWGFGGLRATHGVSISHRSHGSTGNRQDPGKVFKNKKMAGHMGDRQRTQQNLEVVRTDAERGLIFVRGSVPGAKNGWLLVKDAVKVPLPEGVPFPGAMRRNADETATEDATPGMIEADAAVETNPEVDVATQEKLAQQQDAGAGTESGTPPAEANDKNKEG comes from the coding sequence ATGCGCAGTGGCGTGATCGCGAAGAAAGTCGGGATGACCCGCCTGTTTCAGGAGGATGGACGTCACGTTCCCGTGACCGTCCTTTCGCTGGAAGGGTGCCAGGTCACCGGAAACCGTACAGCCGATCGCGACGGCTATTTCTCGGTCCAGCTCGGTGCTGGCGAAGCCAAGCAGAAGAACGTTGCCAAGCCGCAGCGTGAAGCTTTTGCAAAGGCTGAAGTCGGCCTGAAGAAGAAGGTCGCGGAATTCCGCGTCGATGGCGAAGATGGCCTGCTGCCCGTTGGCGCAACCATCACGGCCGACCACTTCATCGCCGGCCAGAAGGTCGACATCACGGGTCACACCGTGGGTAAAGGCTTCGCAGGCGCCATGAAGCGCTGGGGCTTCGGCGGTCTTCGCGCGACGCACGGCGTTTCCATCTCGCACCGTTCGCATGGTTCGACGGGTAACCGCCAGGATCCGGGCAAGGTCTTCAAGAACAAGAAGATGGCCGGCCACATGGGTGATCGCCAGCGCACGCAGCAGAACCTCGAAGTGGTTCGCACCGATGCGGAGCGCGGCCTGATCTTCGTGCGCGGCAGTGTGCCGGGTGCCAAGAATGGCTGGCTGCTGGTGAAGGATGCGGTCAAGGTTCCGCTTCCCGAAGGCGTGCCGTTCCCCGGCGCCATGCGTCGCAACGCCGATGAAACCGCAACCGAAGATGCCACCCCCGGCATGATCGAAGCGGATGCAGCTGTCGAAACGAACCCCGAAGTCGACGTCGCTACGCAGGAAAAGCTTGCGCAGCAGCAGGACGCCGGTGCTGGCACGGAAAGCGGTACGCCGCCTGCCGAAGCCAATGACAAGAACAAGGAAGGCTGA
- the rplD gene encoding 50S ribosomal protein L4: MKVKVQKIDGTKVSGAAGDVTLDDAVFGVEPRADILHRVVTWQLENRRATARPTRERSDVNRTGKKWGRQKGSGNARHGDRGAPIFIGGGKAHGARKRDFEQSLNKKVRALGLKMALSSKAKDGLVVVDSLELKDAKTKALKGHFDKNGWNGKVLVIGGENVDDGFAKAARNIPGVDVLPAVGANVYDILNHDTLVLTKDAVEKLEARFNG, translated from the coding sequence ATGAAGGTGAAGGTCCAGAAAATCGACGGCACGAAGGTGTCTGGGGCCGCGGGCGACGTCACGCTGGATGACGCTGTCTTCGGTGTCGAGCCGCGCGCAGACATCCTGCACCGCGTGGTCACGTGGCAGCTGGAAAACCGCCGCGCCACCGCCCGTCCGACGCGCGAACGTTCCGACGTGAACCGCACGGGCAAGAAGTGGGGCCGCCAGAAGGGTTCGGGCAATGCACGCCACGGCGATCGCGGTGCCCCTATCTTCATCGGCGGCGGTAAGGCCCACGGTGCCCGCAAGCGTGATTTCGAGCAGTCGCTCAACAAGAAAGTGCGCGCTCTCGGCCTGAAGATGGCCCTGTCGAGCAAGGCGAAAGACGGCCTCGTTGTCGTCGACAGCCTCGAGCTCAAGGATGCCAAGACGAAGGCGCTGAAAGGCCACTTCGACAAGAATGGCTGGAACGGCAAGGTGCTGGTGATCGGCGGCGAGAATGTCGACGATGGTTTCGCCAAGGCCGCTCGCAACATTCCGGGTGTGGACGTGCTGCCGGCTGTCGGCGCCAATGTCTACGACATCCTCAACCACGACACGCTGGTCCTCACCAAGGACGCTGTCGAAAAGCTGGAGGCGCGCTTCAATGGCTAA
- a CDS encoding 50S ribosomal protein L23, giving the protein MAKKEAVDARHYDVILAPHITEKATLLSENNAVVFKVAGDATKPQIKEAIEALFDRKVKSVNTIVSKGKTKRWKGKPYKRNDIKKAIVTLAEGQDPIDITEGVG; this is encoded by the coding sequence ATGGCTAAGAAAGAAGCAGTTGATGCACGTCACTACGACGTGATCCTTGCGCCGCACATCACCGAGAAGGCGACGTTGCTCTCCGAGAACAACGCTGTGGTCTTCAAGGTGGCGGGCGACGCAACCAAGCCGCAGATCAAGGAAGCGATCGAGGCGCTGTTCGACCGCAAGGTGAAGAGCGTCAACACCATCGTGTCCAAGGGCAAGACGAAGCGCTGGAAGGGCAAGCCCTACAAGCGCAACGACATCAAGAAGGCGATCGTGACCCTCGCAGAGGGCCAGGATCCGATCGACATCACCGAAGGCGTGGGCTGA
- the rplB gene encoding 50S ribosomal protein L2: protein MALKTYNPTSPARRGLVLVDKTGLHKGGPVKSLSKGMTKTGGRNNKGHVTSRGKGGGNKQKYRFIDFKRRKWDMEATVERIEYDPNRTAFIALIKYEDGELSYIIAPNRLAPGDKVVAGEKVDTKPGNAMLLGQMPVGTICHNVEMKPGKGGQIARSAGTYVQLVGRDRGMVIVRLNSGEQRYLRADCMGTVGAVSNPDNQNQSLGKAGRRRHMGIKPLTRGVAKNPVDHPHGGGEGRTSGGRHPVTPWGKPTKGARTRKNKQTDKMIIRSRHAKKKR, encoded by the coding sequence ATGGCATTGAAAACATACAACCCGACAAGCCCGGCTCGCCGTGGTCTCGTCCTGGTCGACAAGACCGGCCTCCACAAGGGTGGCCCGGTCAAGTCGCTGTCCAAGGGCATGACCAAGACCGGCGGCCGCAACAATAAGGGCCATGTCACCTCGCGCGGCAAGGGCGGCGGTAACAAGCAGAAGTACCGCTTCATCGACTTCAAGCGTCGCAAGTGGGACATGGAAGCGACCGTGGAGCGGATCGAATACGATCCCAACCGCACCGCTTTCATCGCGCTGATCAAGTATGAGGACGGCGAGCTGTCCTACATCATCGCGCCCAACCGTCTCGCACCCGGCGACAAGGTCGTGGCCGGCGAGAAGGTCGACACGAAGCCGGGCAACGCCATGCTTCTGGGTCAGATGCCGGTCGGCACCATCTGCCACAATGTGGAGATGAAGCCGGGCAAGGGCGGCCAGATCGCCCGTTCGGCAGGCACCTATGTGCAGCTGGTCGGTCGTGACCGCGGCATGGTGATCGTGCGCCTGAACAGCGGCGAACAGCGTTACCTGCGCGCCGATTGCATGGGTACGGTTGGTGCGGTGTCGAACCCCGACAACCAGAACCAGAGCCTGGGCAAGGCCGGTCGTCGCCGTCACATGGGCATCAAGCCGCTGACGCGCGGTGTCGCCAAGAACCCGGTCGACCACCCGCACGGTGGTGGTGAGGGCCGCACCAGCGGTGGCCGTCATCCGGTGACTCCGTGGGGCAAGCCGACCAAGGGCGCCCGCACCCGCAAGAACAAGCAGACGGACAAGATGATCATCCGTTCGCGTCACGCGAAGAAGAAGAGGTAA
- the rpsS gene encoding 30S ribosomal protein S19 — MARSVWKGPFVDLHLLKKAQEAQEASNTKPIKTWSRRSTILPDFVGLTFNVYNGQKFVPVSVNEEMVGHKLGEFAPTRSFPGHAADKKGKR; from the coding sequence ATGGCACGTTCGGTCTGGAAAGGTCCGTTTGTCGACCTGCACCTTCTGAAGAAGGCGCAGGAAGCGCAGGAAGCAAGCAACACCAAGCCGATCAAGACCTGGTCGCGCCGTTCTACGATCCTGCCCGATTTCGTCGGCCTGACCTTCAACGTCTATAACGGGCAGAAATTCGTGCCCGTCTCGGTCAACGAGGAAATGGTCGGCCACAAGCTCGGTGAATTTGCGCCCACGCGCAGCTTCCCCGGCCACGCTGCCGACAAGAAGGGTAAGCGATAA
- the rplV gene encoding 50S ribosomal protein L22 yields the protein MSKAKAPRRVAENEALAVGTTIRGSAQKLNLVAALIRGKKAEEAMNILSFSKRAMAKDAQKVLASAIANAENNHDLDVDALVVAEASVGKSITMKRFATRGRGKSTRILKPFSRLRIVVREAEEA from the coding sequence ATGAGCAAGGCAAAAGCTCCCCGCCGCGTTGCGGAAAACGAGGCGCTTGCTGTCGGCACCACCATCCGTGGCTCCGCGCAGAAGCTGAACCTCGTGGCCGCTCTGATCCGCGGCAAGAAGGCGGAAGAGGCGATGAACATTCTCTCTTTCTCCAAGCGCGCCATGGCGAAGGATGCACAAAAGGTGCTCGCTTCCGCCATCGCCAATGCCGAGAACAACCACGATCTCGACGTCGACGCTCTCGTTGTCGCCGAGGCCAGCGTTGGCAAGTCGATCACCATGAAGCGGTTCGCAACGCGCGGCCGTGGCAAGTCCACGCGTATCCTCAAGCCGTTCAGCCGGCTGCGGATCGTCGTTCGCGAAGCAGAAGAGGCGTAA
- the rpsC gene encoding 30S ribosomal protein S3 translates to MGHKSNPIGLRLQINRTWDSRWYAEGGEYAKLLKEDIEIRKYIIDTLPQAAISKVVIERPAKLCRISIYAARPGVIIGKKGADIEKLRTKLSTMTSSEVKLNIVEIRKPEVDAKLVAQGIADQLIRRVAFRRAMKRAMQSAMRLGAEGIKIMCGGRLGGAEIARVEQYREGRVPLHTLRANIDYAEAEALTAYGIIGIKVWVFKGEILGHDPTAQDRLMLESQTSGVRPAR, encoded by the coding sequence ATGGGCCATAAGAGCAATCCGATCGGTCTGCGCCTGCAGATCAACCGCACCTGGGACAGCCGGTGGTACGCCGAAGGCGGCGAATATGCCAAGCTGCTCAAGGAAGATATCGAGATCCGCAAATACATCATCGACACGCTGCCCCAGGCCGCGATTTCGAAGGTGGTGATCGAGCGTCCGGCCAAGCTGTGCCGCATCTCGATCTACGCGGCTCGTCCCGGTGTCATCATCGGCAAGAAGGGCGCGGATATCGAAAAGCTGCGCACCAAGCTGAGCACGATGACCAGCAGCGAAGTGAAGCTGAACATCGTCGAGATCCGCAAGCCGGAAGTCGATGCGAAACTCGTTGCTCAGGGCATTGCCGACCAGCTCATCCGCCGCGTCGCTTTCCGTCGTGCGATGAAGCGCGCCATGCAGTCTGCCATGCGTCTGGGTGCCGAAGGCATCAAGATCATGTGTGGCGGCCGTCTGGGCGGTGCGGAGATCGCCCGTGTCGAACAGTATCGCGAAGGCCGTGTGCCGCTGCACACGCTGCGTGCAAATATCGACTACGCCGAAGCCGAAGCACTGACCGCTTATGGCATCATCGGCATCAAGGTGTGGGTCTTCAAGGGCGAGATCCTCGGCCACGATCCGACCGCGCAGGACCGCTTGATGCTGGAATCCCAGACATCCGGCGTTCGCCCGGCGCGCTGA